A region of Lysobacter stagni DNA encodes the following proteins:
- a CDS encoding 5-(carboxyamino)imidazole ribonucleotide synthase, giving the protein MTTVGILGGGQLARMLALSGAPLGLRFLVMDNVADACAGQFAPMVVGDYRDESALAEFASRVDVATFDFENVPAESAQWLSDRVPVFPNPGALATAQDRLAEKTLFRELGIPVPPFAAIETRADLDAALAQIGTPSILKTRRLGYDGKGQFRIKTPADADAAWDALGAQASKVGLILEGFVHFQRELSVVAVRGRDGEFRAWPLTENWHVDGVLSASLAPARVDSALQEIAYDYARRLGEAMDYVGVFALELFCRDGELLANELAPRVHNSGHWTIEGSETSQFQNHLRAVLGLPLGDTRMVGLACMLNWIGEMPDALPMLREPGGHWHDYGKLPRDGRKVGHATLRADNADALAAALARVGEALGRQAQVTPVVARLRG; this is encoded by the coding sequence ATGACGACTGTTGGCATTCTCGGTGGCGGGCAGCTGGCCCGCATGCTCGCGCTTTCGGGCGCACCGCTGGGTCTGCGCTTCCTGGTGATGGACAACGTCGCCGATGCCTGCGCGGGCCAGTTCGCGCCGATGGTGGTGGGCGATTACCGCGACGAGTCGGCGCTGGCGGAGTTCGCCTCGCGCGTGGACGTGGCGACGTTCGATTTCGAGAACGTGCCGGCCGAGTCGGCGCAATGGCTGAGCGACCGCGTTCCCGTGTTTCCGAATCCGGGCGCGTTGGCGACCGCGCAGGACCGCCTGGCCGAGAAGACCTTGTTCCGCGAACTGGGCATTCCCGTGCCGCCGTTCGCCGCCATCGAAACGCGCGCCGACCTCGACGCCGCGCTGGCGCAGATCGGCACGCCGAGCATCCTGAAGACGCGCCGCCTGGGGTACGACGGCAAGGGCCAGTTCCGCATCAAGACGCCGGCCGATGCCGATGCCGCGTGGGATGCACTTGGCGCGCAGGCTTCGAAGGTCGGGCTCATCCTCGAAGGGTTCGTGCATTTCCAGCGTGAGCTCTCGGTGGTCGCCGTGCGCGGCCGCGATGGCGAGTTCCGCGCCTGGCCGCTCACCGAGAACTGGCATGTCGACGGCGTGCTTTCGGCCAGCCTCGCGCCGGCGCGCGTGGACAGCGCGCTGCAGGAAATCGCCTATGACTACGCGCGCCGACTGGGCGAGGCGATGGACTACGTCGGCGTGTTCGCGCTGGAGTTGTTCTGCCGCGACGGCGAACTGCTCGCCAACGAGTTGGCGCCGCGCGTGCACAACTCCGGCCACTGGACCATCGAAGGCAGCGAGACCAGCCAGTTCCAGAACCACCTGCGCGCCGTGCTCGGTCTTCCGCTCGGCGACACGCGCATGGTCGGACTGGCATGCATGCTCAACTGGATCGGCGAAATGCCCGACGCGCTGCCGATGCTGCGCGAGCCCGGTGGCCACTGGCACGACTACGGCAAGCTGCCGCGCGACGGCCGCAAGGTCGGCCATGCCACGCTGCGCGCCGACAATGCGGACGCACTGGCCGCCGCGCTTGCGCGTGTCGGCGAAGCGCTCGGGCGCCAGGCGCAGGTGACGCCGGTGGTCGCGCGCTTGCGCGGATAG
- the purE gene encoding 5-(carboxyamino)imidazole ribonucleotide mutase, with amino-acid sequence MSAQETAAPLVGIVMGSRSDWETMQHAAARLEALGVPHEVRVVSAHRTPDVLFEYAATANARGLRAIIAGAGGAAHLPGMLAAKTAVPVLGVPVQSKALNGMDSLLSIVQMPAGIPVGTFAIGNAGAANAALFAAAMLAHDHPAIGQALEAFRTRQTDDVLANDDPRK; translated from the coding sequence ATGTCAGCTCAGGAAACCGCCGCGCCGCTGGTCGGCATCGTGATGGGCTCGCGCTCCGACTGGGAGACGATGCAGCACGCCGCCGCCCGCCTGGAGGCTCTCGGAGTCCCGCACGAAGTGCGCGTGGTGTCGGCCCATCGCACGCCGGACGTGCTGTTCGAGTACGCCGCCACCGCGAATGCGCGCGGCCTGCGCGCGATCATTGCCGGCGCCGGTGGCGCCGCGCATCTTCCGGGCATGCTGGCCGCCAAGACGGCGGTGCCGGTGCTGGGTGTGCCCGTGCAGAGCAAAGCCCTGAACGGCATGGATTCGCTGCTCTCGATCGTGCAGATGCCGGCCGGCATTCCGGTGGGCACGTTCGCCATCGGCAACGCCGGTGCCGCCAATGCCGCGCTGTTCGCCGCGGCGATGCTCGCCCACGACCACCCCGCCATCGGCCAGGCTCTCGAAGCCTTCCGCACGCGCCAGACCGACGACGTGCTGGCGAACGACGACCCACGCAAATGA
- a CDS encoding Trm112 family protein has translation MDRKLLDLLVCPSSRQPLQLLDGQGLQALNAAIQAGSVIRGDGTAQGEALREALVTRDRRTIYRIDDGIPVLLAEEAIATAQVPSFPGA, from the coding sequence ATGGACCGCAAATTGCTCGATCTGCTCGTCTGCCCGTCTTCGCGCCAGCCGCTGCAACTCCTGGACGGCCAGGGCCTGCAGGCCCTCAATGCCGCGATCCAGGCCGGCAGCGTGATCCGCGGCGACGGCACGGCCCAGGGTGAGGCGTTGCGCGAGGCGCTCGTCACGCGCGACCGCAGGACTATCTACCGCATCGACGACGGCATTCCGGTGCTGCTGGCCGAAGAGGCGATCGCCACCGCGCAGGTTCCGTCCTTCCCGGGCGCATGA
- the nadC gene encoding carboxylating nicotinate-nucleotide diphosphorylase: protein MSAALVPPPAAIVAEDVARALAEDLGSGDVTAALLPDVADSAYLLCKEDAVVCGRPWFDACHRALDPHVRIDWRVREGERVAAGTVLATLQGRARALVSAERASLNFLQTLSGTATTTAAYVDAVRGTGAKILDTRKTIPGLRLAQKYAVRCGGGVNHRIGLYDTVMLKENHVRAAGSLTAAIQAARAMHPALPLIVEVETIAQLEEALHEGCDRILIDDFDAAMRREAVRIAHAVPADRRIPLEVSGGVDMTTLRAIAQDGVDCISIGGLTKHVRAIDLSLKLGPPPAA, encoded by the coding sequence ATGAGCGCCGCACTCGTCCCACCGCCCGCGGCGATCGTCGCCGAGGACGTGGCGCGCGCGCTCGCCGAGGACCTGGGGTCCGGCGACGTCACTGCAGCGCTGCTCCCCGACGTCGCCGACAGCGCCTACCTGCTGTGCAAGGAAGACGCCGTGGTGTGCGGACGGCCGTGGTTCGACGCCTGCCATCGCGCGCTCGATCCGCACGTGCGCATCGACTGGCGCGTGCGGGAAGGCGAACGCGTCGCCGCGGGCACGGTGCTGGCCACGCTGCAGGGCCGCGCACGCGCACTCGTCAGCGCCGAACGCGCATCGCTGAACTTCCTGCAGACGCTGTCCGGTACTGCGACCACGACCGCGGCGTATGTCGATGCCGTGCGCGGTACCGGCGCGAAGATCCTGGACACGCGCAAGACCATCCCCGGCCTGCGCCTGGCGCAGAAGTACGCCGTGCGCTGCGGCGGCGGCGTGAACCATCGCATCGGCCTGTACGACACGGTGATGCTCAAGGAGAACCACGTTCGCGCGGCCGGCTCGCTCACGGCCGCCATCCAGGCCGCGCGCGCCATGCACCCGGCGCTGCCGCTGATCGTGGAGGTGGAAACGATCGCGCAGCTGGAAGAAGCGCTGCACGAAGGATGCGACCGCATCCTCATCGACGACTTCGACGCTGCGATGCGGCGCGAGGCGGTACGCATCGCTCACGCGGTGCCGGCCGATCGGCGCATTCCGCTGGAAGTGTCCGGCGGCGTGGACATGACCACGCTGCGCGCCATCGCGCAGGACGGCGTGGATTGCATCTCGATCGGCGGACTGACCAAGCACGTCCGCGCGATCGATCTTTCGCTGAAGCTCGGGCCACCGCCCGCGGCCTGA
- a CDS encoding FHA domain-containing protein: MKLVFPGGEHPQVLLGHGVNRVGSDPQSTIVIDRPGVLPQHCQLHVTAQGVMLDVPSGTTVSVNGRQVQGLIALRPGDTVAFDQVQAKLAALGPPPVVARQPNAGPELPSANDDPGVTAVRPVLPRFFLRGVSPEVIGRSEAMVGVVTVGRASECNLRFDSPGLSRTHARLMPTENGVQVEDLGSSNGSYINGKRVLRGEAHVGDELMFDTVRFRLAASSVQEPPVQVVATSRRKTKQAKGGSIVPWLIVAMLLLGGGAAAAMLLQV, encoded by the coding sequence ATGAAACTCGTCTTCCCGGGTGGCGAGCACCCTCAGGTTCTGCTCGGCCACGGCGTCAATCGCGTGGGCTCGGATCCGCAATCCACCATCGTCATCGATCGGCCCGGCGTGCTGCCACAGCACTGCCAACTGCACGTCACCGCGCAGGGCGTGATGCTCGACGTGCCCAGCGGCACTACGGTCAGCGTCAACGGCCGGCAGGTACAGGGGCTGATCGCGCTGCGCCCCGGCGATACGGTCGCCTTCGACCAGGTGCAGGCCAAGCTGGCCGCGCTGGGGCCGCCACCGGTCGTTGCGCGCCAGCCGAACGCCGGGCCGGAGCTGCCCTCGGCCAACGACGACCCCGGCGTGACCGCCGTCCGGCCGGTACTGCCCCGGTTCTTCCTGCGCGGCGTGTCGCCGGAAGTGATTGGTCGCAGCGAGGCGATGGTCGGCGTGGTGACCGTCGGCCGCGCCAGCGAATGCAACCTGCGTTTCGATTCTCCCGGCCTGTCGCGCACGCACGCGCGGCTGATGCCCACCGAGAATGGTGTGCAGGTCGAGGACCTGGGGTCCAGTAACGGCAGCTACATCAACGGCAAGCGGGTGCTGCGCGGCGAGGCCCACGTCGGCGACGAGCTGATGTTCGACACGGTGCGCTTCCGCCTGGCCGCATCCAGCGTGCAGGAGCCGCCGGTGCAGGTCGTGGCCACGTCGCGTCGCAAGACGAAGCAGGCCAAGGGCGGATCGATCGTTCCCTGGCTGATCGTGGCGATGCTGCTGCTCGGCGGCGGCGCGGCGGCCGCGATGCTGCTCCAGGTCTGA
- a CDS encoding DUF3301 domain-containing protein, with amino-acid sequence MPTLLILMIVAAMAFAFWSAGRAAAERAEEVGRNACQAAGVQWLDQSVHAIGIRLCRNDNGRLGWERTFRFDYSVNGHDRQVGRLVLRGERLVSFSGPVAPAPTTLH; translated from the coding sequence ATGCCGACTTTACTGATCCTGATGATTGTAGCTGCGATGGCGTTCGCATTCTGGAGCGCCGGACGCGCGGCGGCCGAGCGCGCCGAGGAAGTCGGGCGCAATGCCTGCCAGGCCGCAGGGGTGCAATGGCTGGACCAGAGCGTGCACGCGATCGGTATCCGCCTGTGCCGCAACGACAACGGCAGGCTTGGCTGGGAACGCACGTTCCGCTTCGACTATTCCGTCAACGGACACGACCGTCAGGTCGGCCGGCTGGTCCTGCGCGGCGAGCGGCTGGTGTCCTTCAGCGGACCGGTGGCACCGGCGCCGACAACGCTGCACTGA
- a CDS encoding ClpXP protease specificity-enhancing factor: MTSHRPYLLRALYEWIADNGMTPHLLVDAARPGVQVPVHAVKDGKIVLNIAERAVSRLEMGNDAIRFSARFGGVSYPVAVPVHAVLAIYARETGQGMALPDDIHTAGEEGDVEVELADESSVTPLSAVPDEPSPDGDDQGPQTPTPRRGAHLRIVK; encoded by the coding sequence ATGACCAGCCATCGGCCGTATCTGCTGCGGGCGCTGTACGAGTGGATCGCCGACAACGGCATGACCCCGCACCTGCTGGTCGATGCAGCGCGCCCCGGCGTGCAGGTGCCCGTGCATGCGGTCAAGGACGGCAAGATCGTGCTCAACATCGCCGAGCGCGCGGTGTCGCGCCTGGAGATGGGCAACGACGCCATCCGCTTCAGCGCCCGCTTCGGCGGCGTGAGCTATCCAGTCGCCGTGCCGGTGCACGCCGTGCTGGCCATCTATGCGCGCGAAACCGGGCAGGGCATGGCGCTCCCCGACGACATCCACACCGCCGGTGAAGAAGGTGACGTCGAGGTCGAGCTGGCCGACGAAAGTTCGGTCACTCCGCTCAGCGCGGTGCCGGACGAGCCTTCGCCCGACGGGGACGACCAGGGCCCGCAGACGCCGACACCGCGACGCGGGGCGCATCTGCGCATCGTGAAGTAG
- a CDS encoding glutathione S-transferase N-terminal domain-containing protein, whose amino-acid sequence MAASPRMRNALTLFSSTDCVLCHRVRLVLAAKGVTYDLVPVDPQNPPEDLVDLNPYHSVPTLVERDLVLYAASVVSEYLDERYPHPPLMPVDPLSRARLRLAMLRLEHDWVPQVQAIQLGNKAQAEAGRKRLKELLTASVPLFKASKFFLNPEMSLADCAMAPIIWRLDALGVPLPKDGKAIEDYGNRIFRNPGFTRSLTEQERKLRDLPS is encoded by the coding sequence ATGGCGGCGAGTCCACGTATGCGTAATGCCCTGACGCTGTTCTCTTCCACCGATTGCGTGCTGTGTCACCGCGTGCGCCTGGTGCTGGCGGCCAAAGGCGTGACCTACGATCTGGTGCCGGTCGATCCGCAGAATCCCCCCGAAGATCTCGTCGACCTCAACCCGTACCATTCGGTCCCGACCCTGGTCGAGCGCGACCTGGTCCTCTATGCGGCCAGTGTCGTCAGCGAATACCTCGACGAACGCTACCCGCATCCGCCGCTGATGCCTGTGGACCCGCTGTCCCGGGCGCGGCTGCGCCTGGCGATGCTGCGCCTGGAACACGATTGGGTGCCGCAGGTGCAGGCCATCCAGCTGGGCAACAAGGCCCAGGCCGAAGCAGGCCGCAAGCGCCTGAAGGAACTGCTTACCGCGTCCGTACCGCTGTTCAAGGCGAGCAAGTTCTTCCTCAACCCGGAAATGAGCCTGGCCGACTGCGCGATGGCGCCGATCATCTGGCGCCTGGACGCCCTGGGCGTTCCGCTGCCCAAGGATGGCAAGGCCATCGAGGACTATGGCAACCGCATCTTCCGCAACCCTGGCTTCACCCGCAGCCTGACGGAGCAGGAGCGCAAGCTGCGCGATCTGCCGTCCTGA
- a CDS encoding cytochrome c1 translates to MTDLIAHASQRPVQKKRIVKKLATFAAGLLISFGAFASEGGHLQQSGTDLGDRASLQRGAKLYMNYCSGCHSLKYLRYSRMAEDLGLTEDEVMNNLNFTGAKFGEQIQVNLTPEHANQWFGKMPPDLSLIARVRGTDWVYTYLKSFYLDEARPLGWNNQLFPNASMPNVLWELQGLQHAEFGEADKKTGDRPVLGLKVTQPGELNADEFSQAVRDITTFLEYAGEPAALKRQNIGVWAILFLAMFTLLAYLLKHEYWRDVDKH, encoded by the coding sequence ATGACTGACCTGATCGCTCACGCCAGCCAACGACCCGTCCAGAAGAAGCGCATCGTGAAGAAGCTCGCCACCTTCGCCGCAGGCCTCCTGATCTCCTTCGGCGCATTCGCGTCCGAAGGCGGGCACCTGCAGCAGTCGGGCACCGACCTGGGCGACCGCGCGTCGCTGCAGCGTGGTGCCAAGCTGTACATGAACTACTGCTCGGGCTGCCATTCGCTCAAGTACCTGCGCTACTCGCGCATGGCCGAGGACCTGGGCCTGACCGAAGACGAGGTGATGAACAACCTCAACTTCACCGGTGCCAAGTTCGGCGAGCAGATCCAGGTCAACCTGACCCCGGAACATGCCAACCAGTGGTTCGGCAAGATGCCGCCGGACCTCAGCCTGATCGCGCGCGTGCGCGGCACGGACTGGGTCTACACCTACCTGAAGTCCTTCTACCTGGACGAGGCGCGTCCGCTGGGCTGGAACAACCAGCTCTTCCCGAACGCCTCCATGCCGAACGTCCTGTGGGAGCTGCAGGGCCTGCAGCACGCCGAGTTCGGCGAGGCAGACAAGAAGACGGGCGATCGCCCGGTCCTCGGTCTGAAGGTGACCCAGCCGGGCGAGCTCAACGCCGACGAGTTCAGTCAGGCCGTGCGCGACATCACTACATTCCTCGAGTACGCCGGCGAGCCGGCTGCCCTCAAGCGCCAGAACATCGGCGTGTGGGCCATCCTGTTCCTGGCGATGTTCACCCTGCTGGCCTACCTGCTCAAGCACGAGTACTGGCGGGACGTGGACAAGCACTGA
- a CDS encoding cytochrome b: MANIFTRAADGVMDWVNARAPGMMPAYRKHMTEYYAPKNFNLWYYFGSLAMLVLVNQIVTGIFLTMHFKPSAAEAFSSVEYIMRDVEWGWLIRYMHSTGASMFFIVVYLHMFRGLMYGSYQKPRELVWILGMLIYLVLMAEAFMGYVLPWGQMSFWGAKVIISLFGAIPVIGNGLTEWIMGDYLPGDATLNRFFALHVIALPLVLLLLVVLHLGALHEVGSNNPDGVDIKKGPKGNRWDPNKPADGIPFHPYYTVKDLFGVGFFLILCAFVIFFAPAFGGWFLEHDNFTEANRLVTPEHIKPVWYYTPYYAMLRVIPHKLSGVIVMFAAIAVLFLVPWLDRSPVKSHRYRGWMTKVMLGVLAICFLWLGKIGAGPGTDPVETIIGRVLTFLYFVFFITMPLWTKFDKTKPVPERVTMHD; the protein is encoded by the coding sequence ATGGCGAACATCTTCACCCGTGCCGCCGATGGCGTGATGGATTGGGTCAACGCGCGCGCGCCCGGCATGATGCCGGCGTACCGCAAGCACATGACCGAGTACTACGCGCCGAAGAACTTCAACCTCTGGTACTACTTCGGCTCGCTGGCGATGCTGGTGCTGGTCAACCAGATCGTCACCGGCATCTTCCTGACGATGCACTTCAAGCCGTCCGCGGCCGAAGCGTTCTCGTCGGTCGAGTACATCATGCGTGACGTGGAGTGGGGCTGGCTGATCCGCTACATGCACTCCACCGGCGCGTCGATGTTCTTCATCGTCGTGTACCTGCACATGTTCCGCGGCCTGATGTACGGCTCGTACCAGAAGCCGCGCGAACTGGTGTGGATCCTGGGCATGCTGATCTACCTGGTCCTGATGGCCGAAGCCTTCATGGGCTACGTGCTGCCGTGGGGCCAGATGTCGTTCTGGGGCGCCAAGGTGATCATCTCGCTGTTCGGCGCGATCCCGGTCATCGGCAACGGCCTGACCGAATGGATCATGGGCGACTACCTGCCGGGCGACGCCACGCTGAACCGCTTCTTCGCGCTGCACGTCATCGCGCTGCCGCTGGTGCTGCTGCTGCTGGTCGTGCTGCACCTGGGCGCGCTGCACGAAGTGGGTTCGAACAACCCGGACGGCGTCGACATCAAGAAGGGCCCGAAGGGCAACCGCTGGGATCCGAACAAGCCGGCCGACGGCATTCCGTTCCACCCGTACTACACGGTGAAGGACCTGTTCGGCGTCGGCTTCTTCCTGATCCTGTGCGCGTTCGTCATCTTCTTCGCGCCGGCCTTCGGTGGCTGGTTCCTGGAGCATGACAACTTCACCGAGGCCAACCGCCTGGTGACGCCGGAACACATCAAGCCGGTGTGGTACTACACCCCGTACTACGCGATGCTGCGCGTCATCCCGCACAAGCTCAGCGGCGTGATCGTGATGTTCGCGGCGATCGCGGTGCTGTTCCTGGTGCCGTGGCTCGACCGCTCGCCGGTGAAGTCGCACCGCTACCGCGGCTGGATGACCAAGGTCATGCTGGGCGTGCTGGCGATCTGCTTCCTGTGGCTGGGCAAGATCGGCGCCGGTCCGGGTACCGACCCGGTCGAGACCATCATCGGTCGCGTGCTGACCTTCCTGTACTTCGTCTTCTTCATCACCATGCCGCTTTGGACCAAGTTCGACAAAACCAAGCCGGTGCCGGAACGGGTGACGATGCATGACTGA
- the petA gene encoding ubiquinol-cytochrome c reductase iron-sulfur subunit — MANQGVNDPVNQGRRRFLTATTAVVGAVGAGFVAVPFIKSWNPSARAKLAGAPVTADISALAEGQRLIMEWRGQPIWIVKRSKAILDALPTLDGHLRDPKSENKDQQPAYITGEGRSIKPEISVLVGLCTHLGCSPEMKAEIRPEPFDPEWKGGYFCPCHKSRFDMAGRVFQGVPAPTNLVVPPHHYENDNTIIIGVDPSSSSKGAA, encoded by the coding sequence ATGGCCAACCAAGGGGTCAACGATCCTGTCAACCAGGGCCGCCGTCGGTTCCTGACCGCGACCACTGCAGTGGTCGGTGCGGTCGGTGCCGGTTTTGTGGCGGTACCGTTCATCAAGTCCTGGAACCCGAGCGCACGGGCCAAGCTCGCCGGCGCGCCGGTGACCGCGGACATCAGCGCCCTGGCGGAAGGGCAGCGTCTGATCATGGAGTGGCGCGGTCAGCCGATCTGGATCGTCAAGCGTTCCAAGGCGATCCTGGACGCGCTGCCGACCCTCGACGGGCACCTGCGCGATCCCAAGTCCGAGAACAAGGACCAGCAGCCGGCGTACATCACCGGTGAGGGGCGCTCGATCAAGCCGGAGATCTCCGTGCTGGTCGGCCTGTGCACCCACCTGGGCTGCTCGCCGGAAATGAAGGCCGAGATCCGTCCGGAACCGTTCGATCCCGAGTGGAAGGGCGGTTATTTCTGCCCCTGCCACAAGTCGCGCTTCGACATGGCCGGCCGCGTGTTCCAGGGCGTCCCGGCGCCGACCAACCTGGTCGTGCCGCCGCACCACTACGAGAACGACAACACGATCATCATCGGTGTCGATCCGTCGTCCAGCAGCAAGGGAGCGGCGTAA
- a CDS encoding lytic transglycosylase domain-containing protein, with protein sequence MRGGALLLGMACLLAAAPTVAGTLYRCDAPDGSRSYVNKRTPGARCTVISGGASASRPSTTVSSTPPKVAMGGVTSTSAVSGSPAVAHADAPRAAAVPAVPSPAPASYSANAPRVVQGQVYSYIQDGVRHYTSRKPQVANASAVRTIRYSYIETCYACAARPGVNFGTVRLNTNAYRDEISIASRQHGVDEAIVRAIIHAESAYNPNALSRAGAQGLMQLMPATARRFGVSNPFDAGQNIQGGVQYLAWLLKRFNNNLTLAAAGYNAGEGAVDKYKGVPPYSETQRYVQRVAVLADRYRGTAGVMR encoded by the coding sequence ATGAGGGGGGGCGCGCTGCTGTTGGGGATGGCATGCCTGCTGGCTGCGGCGCCGACCGTGGCCGGCACCCTGTACCGTTGCGACGCGCCCGATGGCAGCCGCAGCTACGTCAACAAGCGCACGCCCGGCGCCCGCTGCACGGTCATCAGCGGGGGGGCGTCGGCTTCCCGCCCGTCGACTACGGTGTCGTCCACGCCCCCGAAGGTGGCGATGGGCGGCGTGACATCCACCAGCGCCGTGAGCGGGTCACCCGCCGTCGCGCACGCCGATGCACCCAGGGCCGCGGCCGTGCCGGCCGTCCCGTCTCCAGCGCCCGCCAGCTACAGCGCGAATGCGCCGCGCGTGGTGCAGGGGCAGGTGTACTCGTACATCCAGGACGGCGTCCGCCACTACACCAGCCGCAAGCCGCAGGTGGCCAATGCCTCGGCGGTGCGCACCATCCGCTACAGCTACATCGAGACGTGCTACGCCTGTGCGGCGCGTCCCGGCGTCAATTTCGGCACGGTGCGCCTCAACACCAATGCCTACCGCGACGAAATCTCCATCGCCTCGCGACAGCACGGCGTGGACGAGGCGATCGTGCGCGCGATCATCCATGCCGAGTCGGCCTACAACCCCAACGCGCTCTCGCGTGCCGGCGCCCAGGGGCTGATGCAGCTGATGCCGGCGACGGCGCGACGGTTCGGCGTGAGCAATCCCTTCGATGCCGGCCAGAACATCCAGGGCGGCGTGCAGTACCTGGCGTGGCTGCTCAAGCGCTTCAACAACAACCTGACCCTCGCCGCGGCCGGCTACAACGCCGGTGAAGGCGCGGTAGACAAGTACAAGGGCGTGCCGCCCTACAGCGAGACCCAGCGATACGTGCAGCGGGTGGCCGTCCTGGCCGACCGCTACCGGGGAACGGCGGGCGTGATGCGCTGA
- a CDS encoding lytic transglycosylase domain-containing protein has protein sequence MSVKARLALLGLAGLLAAAPTFAQQNPTTATLGQPSRPTAPARVLGFTHAPTAADDSLPPAEAGTIELPAAMRVTQGEVYRYLDNGEVLYSSVRPAPRAGLGRVSRETYTYMESCFACALQPGLDFATIRLNTDAYRKEIAAAARDFGVDEAVVRAIIHAESAYDPNAISRVGAQGLMQLMPATARRFGVANVFDIRQNIRGGVQYLAWLLHRFNGNLTLAAAGYNAGEGAVDRYQGVPPYSETQRYVQRVAVLAERYRTAVVR, from the coding sequence ATGTCCGTGAAGGCACGCTTGGCATTGCTGGGGCTGGCGGGGCTGTTGGCGGCCGCGCCTACGTTCGCCCAGCAGAATCCGACCACCGCGACGCTGGGACAGCCCAGTCGACCGACCGCGCCCGCGCGCGTACTGGGTTTCACCCACGCGCCGACCGCAGCGGACGATTCGTTGCCGCCCGCGGAGGCGGGGACCATCGAACTGCCCGCCGCCATGCGGGTGACCCAGGGCGAGGTCTACCGCTACCTCGACAACGGCGAGGTCCTCTACAGCAGCGTCCGTCCGGCACCGCGGGCAGGGTTGGGCCGGGTGAGCCGGGAGACCTACACCTACATGGAAAGCTGCTTCGCCTGCGCGCTGCAGCCGGGACTGGACTTCGCCACCATCCGCCTGAACACCGACGCCTACCGCAAGGAGATCGCCGCCGCAGCGCGCGATTTCGGCGTGGACGAGGCGGTGGTGCGGGCGATCATCCACGCCGAGTCGGCCTACGACCCCAACGCGATATCGCGCGTGGGCGCGCAGGGACTGATGCAGCTGATGCCCGCCACGGCGCGGCGGTTTGGCGTGGCCAATGTGTTCGACATCCGCCAGAACATCCGCGGCGGCGTGCAGTACCTGGCGTGGCTGCTGCACCGCTTCAACGGCAATCTCACCCTCGCCGCCGCCGGCTACAACGCAGGCGAGGGCGCGGTCGACCGGTACCAGGGCGTGCCGCCCTACAGCGAGACCCAGCGCTACGTGCAACGGGTCGCGGTGCTCGCCGAGCGCTACCGCACGGCGGTGGTGCGCTGA